The genome window GCCGTTGCGCTTGATCGCAGGCACAAGGCCGATCACATTCGGCCCTTCGGCCAGGACCGGGATCCGGGCAGGCAATTCCCAAACGCCCAAGAGTTCCTCATTCAGGGTTACCCACGCGTCGGTGACCTTGACCGTGGCCCCGCCTTGTCCCGAAGACGTGGTCATGGCCACTTCGCCGATGTCCACGAAAGCGGGCACTTTGTCACCCTTGGAGCAAGCGGTGGCCAAGATCAGGAACAGCAGCGTAAGCGCGTAGCGATTGTTCATGCAATGCCACGGGGCCAACGCAGTGCGGGACCGATCAGTATGCGTGTTCATGAATTCCGCGAATCCATGCTCTGAAGAACGGCCAGCGCGGTGCGCAGGGCCTCGGTGGCTTCCGCCAGGGTCACACTCGGCGGCTTGCCGCTATGGATGCTCCCGGCGAAAGATGCGAGTTCCTCGCGGATGGCATTGATGGACGGAACCGCAGGCTTCTCGAAGGAGATCTCTCGTTTGCCCTTGCCTTCACCAAGGTCGATGGTCACTGCGAAAGGATCGGCATCCCCATCAACCGGCCGCATCCGCACCACCTCAGCAACCTTGTCCAGCATATCCACCGAGATGTATGCGTCTCGCTGGAAGAACCGGCTCTTGCGCATGTTCTTCAGGCTGATGCGGCTGGCTGTAAGGTTGGCCACGCATCCATTGGCGAAGGCGATGCGCGCATTGCAGATGTCGGGCGTATCGCTCACAACGGCCACGCCGCTGGCCTGCACCGATCGCACAGGGCTCTTCACCACATGGAGGATGATGTCGATGTCATGGATCATCAGGTCCAAAACGACGCTCACGTCCGTGCCGCGCGGATTCCATTGCGCGAGCCGATGGCCTTCAATGAACATGGGCTCGCCGAAGAACGGCAGCGCTGCCTGGAAGGCTGGATTGAACCGCTCGACATGGCCGACCTGCACCACGCACCCGCGGGCTGCGGCGGTGCACAGCAGATCCTCCGCCTCCTCTACGGTGACGGTGACAGGCTTCTCGATGAACGCATGAAGCCCCATCTCGAGCGCTTGCTTGGCCAAGCGATGATGCGCTACCGTGGGCGTCACGATGTCGATCGCATCCACTTGAGCCAGGAGCTCCTCTGCCGAATCGAAGCCCGGCGTACCGAATTCACGGGTGATCGCCGCACGCTTCTCCGGATGCGGGTCGAAGGCCCCGACCACTTCAAAGGCAGGCACGTTCAGCAGTTGCTGCACATGGATGCGACCCAAGTGTCCTGAGCCCAGTACTCCGATGCGAATGCGTTCTGGACCCATGGAGCCGTTTTGGTGAAAAGCGCGCAAAAATAGCCGGATGCCCCGCCATCCCACCGGTACATTTGCAGGCTCCGCGCATGCACGCCAACGACGACTTCAGGCATCAGGGGATGCGCCGCAGGCTGGTTGCGCTCCTGCGGGATAAAGGCATCTCGAACGACGCTGTGCTCGCGGCCATCGGAAAGGTGCCCCGCCATCTCTTCATCGACGACAGCGCTTTCCAGATGCGCGCCTATGAGGATACCGCATTCCCCATCCCGTGCGGCCAGACCATTTCCCAGCCTTATACGGTTGCTTTCCAAACAGCCTTGCTCGATCCCAAGCCGGGGAACAGGATCTTGGAAGTGGGCACAGGCAGCGGATACCAAACGGCGGTGCTCAGCGCATTGGGCGCCCGCGTTTTCAGCATCGAGCGCCACAAACCGTTGTACTTGCAGACCAAGGAGCGCTTGGCTCGCTTGGGTTATTCCGCCTCGCTTTCCCATGGCGATGGCTTCGCCGGCCTCAAGCGCGAAGGTCCGTTCGACGGAATCCTGGTGACTTGTGGCGCTCCCTTCGTGCCCCAAGCCCTGGTTGAGCAATTGAAAGCCGGCGCCTCACTGGTAATCCCGGTTGGCGAAGGCGATGTGCAAGAGATGCAAGTGCTGAAGAAGTCGGGCGATGGAGCCGTCGAGGTGACTCATCGCGGCCGCTTCAAGTTCGTGCCGATGCTGGCCGAAAAGGTGAAATGACCTGCCCACCGGCGCCGGTTCCACGGGCCAGCGTTATGAACATTAAGCCCTCGGACCAACAACATTAGGTTGGTAATGCGACTCGGTCCACCTATGTTTGCGGCCGCTCGGACCTACTTTTGGCCGAGTTCAAAAGGCAAAAAAACCAAACTAAGCCCAATGAAAAAGACGCTACTGTCCTTCGCTTTGCTGGGTCTCTGCTCCGTGGCGAGCGCCCAGCTCTCTACCCGGGAGAACCAGGATACCCGGTACAAGTTCGGCGGTCGCCCTGTGGCCGGCGATATGGCCCTGGTGTTCGGTCTCACCCTGAACAACGCCTCCTTCGGCGACGGGTCGGATTCAACGGCCCGGAGCATTTCGACTTGGAATCGCCTGAGCAAAGGCAATCTGCTGACCTTCAAGAAGTTCATCCAGGATGACTTGGCGATCCGTGCAGGCTTCCGCTTGGCTCGTGATTCACGTTCCATCAAGGGCGAAGTTGATTCGACGCAGTTCATTCCTGCCACCTTGGCTGAGTTCGAATACAAGAAGAGCACCCGCGAATACATGCTGGTGCCCGGTATCGAGAAGCATTTCAGCAACTCGAACATCTTCGATGTGTACGCTGGTGCTGACCTGTACCTCGGTTTCGGCCGCGATCGGATGGTGGAATCCTACATCTTCCGCGATACCGACGACAACGACGTTCACACGATGACCACCCCCTACACCATCGTTGGCTTGGGCGGCATCGTCGGCTTCAACGTTTTCGTGCTTGACCTTCCCATCGCCCTTGGCGTTGAGTATGGCTGGAGCGCTTTCTGGCAGCTCGGCAACAAGACCAAGCATGAGGTGGAGCAGGGCACCGATTCATGGGAATACTACACCGTGGGCGGCGACCCCAACACTGCTGGCGGCGCAAACACGCAATACAGCAGCGTGAAGCAGAAGTACAACACCATGGACACCAACGATCAGGTGCGCTTGGTGCTCAACATCTACTTCAACTAAGAACCACTACGTAACCACACGCAGCAATGAAGAAGATCAAAGCCATCATCCTGCTGCCACTGGCCGTAGTGCTGCTGTTCTCCTCCTGCACCTTCTACACCAAGTCCATCGCTGGAACTTCGGTGCAGACGCAGATCCACTTCAAGATGGAGGACCTCGAGTACATCGGTGATGTGAGCGGCACAGCCACGCAGAGCTTCCTGTTCGGAGTGCTCCCGATCGGCGGTCGTCGTTTCCATGTGGCAACCATCGGCGGCGGCGGGCTCATCCCGCAGGACCGTATGACCAATAACGCCCTTTATGACGCTCTGATGCAGCGTGAGGATGCCGATTTCGTGCTCCCCATCAACTC of Flavobacteriales bacterium contains these proteins:
- a CDS encoding protein-L-isoaspartate(D-aspartate) O-methyltransferase; its protein translation is MHANDDFRHQGMRRRLVALLRDKGISNDAVLAAIGKVPRHLFIDDSAFQMRAYEDTAFPIPCGQTISQPYTVAFQTALLDPKPGNRILEVGTGSGYQTAVLSALGARVFSIERHKPLYLQTKERLARLGYSASLSHGDGFAGLKREGPFDGILVTCGAPFVPQALVEQLKAGASLVIPVGEGDVQEMQVLKKSGDGAVEVTHRGRFKFVPMLAEKVK
- a CDS encoding Gfo/Idh/MocA family oxidoreductase, with product MGPERIRIGVLGSGHLGRIHVQQLLNVPAFEVVGAFDPHPEKRAAITREFGTPGFDSAEELLAQVDAIDIVTPTVAHHRLAKQALEMGLHAFIEKPVTVTVEEAEDLLCTAAARGCVVQVGHVERFNPAFQAALPFFGEPMFIEGHRLAQWNPRGTDVSVVLDLMIHDIDIILHVVKSPVRSVQASGVAVVSDTPDICNARIAFANGCVANLTASRISLKNMRKSRFFQRDAYISVDMLDKVAEVVRMRPVDGDADPFAVTIDLGEGKGKREISFEKPAVPSINAIREELASFAGSIHSGKPPSVTLAEATEALRTALAVLQSMDSRNS